Genomic window (Melioribacteraceae bacterium):
TAAATATTTCCTCCCCCAATAACAACTCCAACTTGAACTCCAAGATCAATTACTAACTTAATTTCATCTGCAAAAAAATCAAGTATTGCAGGGTTGATACCGAAATCACCTTCACCAGCAAGTGACTCACCGCTTAATTTTAGTAGTATTCTGTTATATTTCATTTTTACCTAAAAATTTCGATTTAATATAAAAAAAAAGGCCTTATTAAAAAATAAGACCTTTAATTGGCTGTTATTTTTTTTCATCGCTAAGATGAAAGCGTTTGAATTTAATGAGTTTAGCTGTTGCCGAATGCTTTTTATTAAACTCATCAATTAAAGTGCTGATTTTTTTTGTATTGTCTTTAACAAACGCTTGCTCAAAAAGGCAATTTTCTTCATAAAATTTATTGAGTTTCCCCAATGCAATTTTTTCAAGAATATTTTCCGGTTTACCCTCTTTTCTTGCAATTTCTTTATAGATATCAATTTCTTTATCTATTACTGATTTATCTAATTCTTCTCTATAAATTGAGAGAGGACGCATAGCTGCAATCTGCATTGCAATATCTTTAAGTATTACTTGGAACTCATCAGTCGCGGCGGTTGGAACATTATCACCTTGAATTAATACGCCAAGTTTTGAACCATGGTGTACGTAATCTACAAGAATTCCATTCTCAGTATTTTCTAATGAGAAACGAGAAACTTCTATTTTCTCACCAATTTTTCCGATCAAGGCATTTAATTCATCGGCTACAGATTTACCATCTTTTGAAGCTCCCATAAGAGTTTCAACATTAGCCGGTTTTTGTTCAACTACTAAATCAGTAATAAAATTTGCAAAGTTTACAAAATCATCACTTTTAGCTACGAAGTCGGTTTCACAATTAACTTCAACTATAACGGCTGATTTTGCATTGTTATAAATACGAGTTATTACAGTACCTTCGCTTGCGGTTCTTTCGGCACGTTTAGCTGCAACCGAAGCACCTTTCTTTCTCAATATTTCAATAGCCTTCTCAAAATTTCCATCAGCTTCAGCGAGTGCTTTTTTACAATCCATCATTCCCGCGCCGGTTTTTTCTCTCAGCTCTTTAACTTGATTTGCACTAATCGACATTTTATTTCACCTTTTATAATTTCTAATTATTCAATTACTATTAAGATATTAGCTAGCCGGAGTTTCTGCAGGAGAATCAGCCGGTTTTTCTGGTGCTGGTTTTTCAGCAGCAGGTTCGGTTTTTTCTCTTCTGTCTTTTCTCTCTCCTCTTTCACCTCTATTATCTTTGCCTTCAAATCTTACTTTTCTAACTCTACCTTTATTTTCTCTTTTATCCGAGTTTTCATCTTCAATTTTTCTTTCTTTCTCTTTTTCTGCGGCTTCGTGAGCTCTCAATTCTTTCGATTTTGCGTTTCCTTCAATAATACTATCGGCCATAACTCTGCAAATAGTATCAACTGCTCGTGAGGCGTCATCATTACA
Coding sequences:
- a CDS encoding elongation factor Ts; amino-acid sequence: MSISANQVKELREKTGAGMMDCKKALAEADGNFEKAIEILRKKGASVAAKRAERTASEGTVITRIYNNAKSAVIVEVNCETDFVAKSDDFVNFANFITDLVVEQKPANVETLMGASKDGKSVADELNALIGKIGEKIEVSRFSLENTENGILVDYVHHGSKLGVLIQGDNVPTAATDEFQVILKDIAMQIAAMRPLSIYREELDKSVIDKEIDIYKEIARKEGKPENILEKIALGKLNKFYEENCLFEQAFVKDNTKKISTLIDEFNKKHSATAKLIKFKRFHLSDEKK